The Desulfuromonas thiophila genome contains the following window.
GGTCGGTGTACTTGTCCATGTAGACAAAGGAGGTGTGGTAGATGTCGCCCAGGTTTGCGGTGTTCAGAGTGCCGTCGCCGGTACCCAGAGCCATCTCCAGCGGGTTGGTGAAGGTGACGCCATCGGGCACGTTGACAATGTTGGCCGCCATGAAGGACTGGATGTTCATGAAGCGGGCGCCCTTATTGATGATGTCCCAGCTCAGGCCGCCAAAATCCATATCGTCGAGTTCGTTGGCCTGGGCGGTAGGACCGGCTTCAAAACCGCGACCGTAGCAGAAGCGGATCTTGCTGTAGCCCATGAAGTCAATCGGGTTCTGGAACAGGGCCCCGAGGGTGGCACCGTCAAAAGCGTAATCCATGAAATTGACCGGCGTGGCCATGCGCTCGGGGGTGTTCATGCGCAGCTGGGCCGGCGGGCCATCGGTGGTCGGGCGGCGGCCGACGGAAAACCACATGGGCAGACCGGCGACATTGGTCCAGTTGATGTAAGCGCGGTCGACACGCAGGACGCTGTCAGCCGGCTGGCGGGTGGTGGCGCCGTCCATTTCATAGAACTGATTCATCATGTAGGGACCGACATCCGTCGGATTGGACTGCATGCCCCAGGCCTTGTACATGGCCAGGCGTCCTTTGAACTCCAGATTGTCCGAGATGTCGGCAGTGATGCCCAGTCGGAAACGGTTGGTGTAGAGAATGTCGTTTTCGTAGGTATCCTTGGGCGTCATGCTGTAGCCGTTGACGACACCGGCGGCGTTGACCGCGGCCAGGGCTGAGGGGAAGGCGGCGCCGAACTCGGCGGTGCCAGGCATCAGACCCATCTGCATCAGTCCCATCTGTGCCAGGGATGCCGGCAGGTTTTCGATCATTCCTTTACGTTCGGCCGCGCTGTAGCCATTCATCATGCCAAGAATTGACTGGACGTCATAGCCGGTGACGGTCTGCATGTCGCGCACGGCGCCCGCAATGGCTCCGGCGCCCCAGTAGGCCTTGGTGTCGGTATCGCTGTAATCCATGCGAAAGCGATAATCGCCGGAAAAGCGGATACGGCTTTGCTCATCCCATTTGGCGGCACTGCTTTCAAGTTGCTCCACCGAATCGCTGTTGTAGTCGGTGTTTTCACGAACCTCTTCGAGTTGTTCCTGCAGGGCGGCCAACTGCTGGGTCAGCTGGTCGATCTGACGTGCCAGATCGTCCGTACTGGGCGCCGCAAAGGGCGTGGCCGGTGCCAGCAGCAGGGCTGCGAGGAACAGGGCCAGGGTCTTTTTCACCATGGTTTTGCCTCCTTGTGGTGAGATAACGGGTGGGAATGGGGATTCCCCGAACGAATCTCCGATCGGCAGGCGTTTCCGACGACCGGAGGGTTTAAGGTGATGGGGGACGTGGCGCCAATCACATAAACGCAACGTTTTTATATTCGCATAACACAATGTGTGCCAGTACGCTAACTGATTGAAATTGAGTCAGTCGAAGGCCTCAACCCAGCTGAGTGTCTGGTGTGGTGGCCGGTGGTCTGGTGAAATGGCGGCTGTGATTGCGTAATATCGCGATGCCGGCTGGTGAAAAGCACAGCCCACGTGTGATCAAACACGTGGGCTGTGGTCTGAGACGGAAGGATGCGGGACTAAACGGCTTGTTCCATGGTCCAGATACCGCAGGGGCAGATGCCGGCACAGATGCCGCACCCGATGCACAGGTTGTCATCACTGCGGTATTCAAAGCTGCCGTCAGCTTTTTCGATGCGTTCGATGGCGCCTTCCGGGCAAGCTTCGAGGCAAAGTGAACAGTCGCGGCAGGTGCCGCAGGAAATGCAGCGGGTGCTTTCCGCCAGCGGATCTTGTCCCTGCCGCAGTCGGCTGCGGTTGGCAGGCCGGAACAGCTCCTTGCTTAATTGTCGCTGGGGAATCATCTGAGGTTTGGGGCGGGCGACTACCTCCAGGCCGTTAAGCCAGCTATCACAGGCTTCAGCCGCTTCGTGTCCCTGGCCGATGGCGTCAGTCAGCAGGCCGGGGCGG
Protein-coding sequences here:
- a CDS encoding DUF3373 family protein; its protein translation is MVKKTLALFLAALLLAPATPFAAPSTDDLARQIDQLTQQLAALQEQLEEVRENTDYNSDSVEQLESSAAKWDEQSRIRFSGDYRFRMDYSDTDTKAYWGAGAIAGAVRDMQTVTGYDVQSILGMMNGYSAAERKGMIENLPASLAQMGLMQMGLMPGTAEFGAAFPSALAAVNAAGVVNGYSMTPKDTYENDILYTNRFRLGITADISDNLEFKGRLAMYKAWGMQSNPTDVGPYMMNQFYEMDGATTRQPADSVLRVDRAYINWTNVAGLPMWFSVGRRPTTDGPPAQLRMNTPERMATPVNFMDYAFDGATLGALFQNPIDFMGYSKIRFCYGRGFEAGPTAQANELDDMDFGGLSWDIINKGARFMNIQSFMAANIVNVPDGVTFTNPLEMALGTGDGTLNTANLGDIYHTSFVYMDKYTDLNYFLAGGWSRTDPDGVDEMGSTLLGSWWENPGSKDGYCIYGGVRYDLDDLGLKFGLEYNYGTKNWISMTPAHDDMTQAKLATRGHVGEVYLIWDLPVGNLLSDKAMAFMRLGYQHYEFEYTGSGNWLGAPVDIDKLSDPLNAQFFAPIDKMDQVYLTMEAWF